The proteins below come from a single Etheostoma spectabile isolate EspeVRDwgs_2016 chromosome 4, UIUC_Espe_1.0, whole genome shotgun sequence genomic window:
- the ncoa5 gene encoding nuclear receptor coactivator 5 isoform X3 — protein MSRRRSRSASPGRFSRTCSSNDPREMERRIFVGNLPTSDMEKKDLEDLFSPYGKIVGVSMFRGFGFVQFERVEEAEAAKSAQKGRIYKGYKIDVNMAVERRQAKLQSQQSPPRRAPYGSYGDSKEPRPRSRSPVYGRENRDGREPRDSRDGRESRDSRDGRDPGRESRPGGHSRDHDYRYRSSESRDKDPRGPEPRGPEPRGPDSRDPAYSRDDYDRYYRSGSGAEDFYRRKDEPFRDPYRDPWNGRREPEVDDRARPEERRRNELYRQYYEELQRRYDSDRPVDCSVIVVNKAQNVYLCSENNCREYAETVGRKVRDLGMVVDLIFLNTEVSLTQALEDVGRARTPFAIIITQQHQVHRSCTVNILCGTPQEHRNMPMQDAMMLVAHNYDTYKVENREKEREEIARKAAKMADSVLLREPDRESHPVSVLTAITLLSENRFVTPEEMDGLIAYLTDKRTRLLRSAADPLAATVHAAAPAGGHLDVPPSAAGLPPASHSTRPPAQTSHLGLSAAPGASANPSHQQELQAKILSLFNSGSGVSGATGGPATASQPQAYSSLGPPLSQNPARPPMPGPPAVGSQGYGAPPGHMQVPPGVQRPPTSASGINFDNPSVQKALDTLIQSGGPSLNHLVGPAASQQQPPRSAPGMGQIPPMSMYPRHY, from the exons ATGTCTCGCCGAAGAAGCCGCAGCGCATCACCAGGGCGTTTTTCTCGCACTTGCAGCAGTAATGATCCAAGAGAAATGGAGAGACGAATTTTTGTTGGGAATTTGCCGACCTCGGACATGGAAAAGAAGGATTTGGAAGACCTGTTCAGCCCATATGGGAAGATAGTCG GCGTGTCCATGTTTCGTGGGTTTGGATTTGTACAATTTGAACGCGTTGAGGAAGCCGAAGCTGCAAAGTCTGCCCAAAAGGGTCGAATATATAAAGGTTATAAAATAG ATGTAAATATGGCAGTGGAGCGACGGCAAGCTAAACTTCAATCCCAGCAGAGCCCTCCACGAAG GGCCCCTTATGGCAGTTATGGGGACAGCAAAGAACCCCGACCTCGGTCACGCTCACCGGTTTATGGACGGGAGAACCGTGATGGGCGGGAGCCTCGGGACAGCCGTGATGGACGGGAGTCTCGGGACAGCCGTGATGGGAGGGACCCGGGTAGAGAGTCGAGGCCAGGGGGCCACTCTCGGGACCATGATTACCGGTACCGTAGctcagagagcagagacaaaGACCCCAGAGGCCCAGAACCCAGAGGCCCCGAACCTCGAGGCCCAGACTCACGTGATCCTGCATACAG CAGAGATGACTATGACCGGTACTACCGCAGCGGCAGTGGTGCAGAAGACTTTTATCGGAGGAAAGATGAACCCTTCAGGGACCCTTACAGAGATCCCTGGAACGGCCGCCGCGAGCCAGAGG TAGACGATCGTGCTCGACCAGAAGAGCGCCGGCGTAATGAATTGTATCGCCAGTACTATGAAGAACTCCAGCGGCGCTACGACTCCGACCGTCCGGTCGACTGCTCTGTGATCGTCGTCAACAAGGCGCAAAA tgtgtACTTGTGCTCCGAAAACAACTGTAGGGAGTATGCTGAGACGGTCGGGCGGAAAGTCCGCGATTTGGGCATGGTGGTGGACCTGATCTTCCTCAACACAGAAGTCTCGCTCACCCAGGCACTGGAGGATGTAGGCCGAGCTCGCACTCCCTTTGCCATCATCATTACCCAGCAGCACCAGGTCCACCGGTCCTGCACTGTCAACATCCTGTGTGGCACACCGCAAG AGCATCGGAACATGCCGATGCAAGATGCCATGATGCTCGTTGCCCACAACTACGACACGTACAAAGTGGAAAACCGCGAAAAAGAACGCGAGGAGATTGCCAGAAAGGCTGCCAAGATGGCGGACAGTGTATTACTCCGGGAGCCCGACAGAGAGAGCCACCCTGTTTCTGTGCTCACCGCCATCACGCTACTGTCTGAAAACAG ATTTGTAACGCCAGAGGAAATGGATGGTCTCATTGCCTACCTGACGGACAAGAGAACCCGGCTGCTACGAAGCGCTGCAGACCCTCTTGCAG CTACAGTCCATGCTGCAGCTCCTGCAGGGGGACACCTGGACGTTCCGCCCTCAGCCGCAGGACTGCCGCCTGCCTCCCATTCTACTCGCCCCCCCGCACAGACCAGCCACCTCGGCCTATCAGCTGCTCCAGGCGCCTCAGCGAACCCCAGCCATCAGCAGGAGCTGCAGGCTAAAATCCTCAGCCTGTTCAACAGCGGCAGCGGGGTCTCGGGAGCCACTGGTGGCCCAGCCACCGCCTCCCAGCCACAGGCCTACAGCTCCCTCGGCCCACCCCTGTCCCAGAACCCAGCCCGCCCCCCCATGCCTGGTCCTCCTGCAGTTGGATCCCAGGGTTATGGCGCCCCACCTGGCCACATGCAAGTCCCACCCGGGGTTCAAAGACCCCCCACCTCTGCTTCAGGTATCAATTTTGACAACCCGAGCGTACAGAAAGCGCTGGACACCCTCATACAGAGCGGCGGACCGTCCCTCAACCACCTGGTG
- the ncoa5 gene encoding nuclear receptor coactivator 5 isoform X11, whose translation MSRRRSRSASPGRFSRTCSSNDPREMERRIFVGNLPTSDMEKKDLEDLFSPYGKIVGVSMFRGFGFVQFERVEEAEAAKSAQKGRIYKGYKIDVNMAVERRQAKLQSQQSPPRRAPYGSYGDSKEPRPRSRSPVYGRENRDGREPRDSRDGRESRDSRDGRDPGRESRPGGHSRDHDYRYRSSESRDKDPRGPEPRGPEPRGPDSRDPAYSRDDYDRYYRSGSGAEDFYRRKDEPFRDPYRDPWNGRREPEDDRARPEERRRNELYRQYYEELQRRYDSDRPVDCSVIVVNKAQNREYAETVGRKVRDLGMVVDLIFLNTEVSLTQALEDVGRARTPFAIIITQQHQVHRSCTVNILCGTPQEHRNMPMQDAMMLVAHNYDTYKVENREKEREEIARKAAKMADSVLLREPDRESHPVSVLTAITLLSENRFVTPEEMDGLIAYLTDKRTRLLRSAADPLAATVHAAAPAGGHLDVPPSAAGLPPASHSTRPPAQTSHLGLSAAPGASANPSHQQELQAKILSLFNSGSGVSGATGGPATASQPQAYSSLGPPLSQNPARPPMPGPPAVGSQGYGAPPGHMQVPPGVQRPPTSASGINFDNPSVQKALDTLIQSGGPSLNHLVGPAASQQQPPRSAPGMGQIPPMSMYPRHY comes from the exons ATGTCTCGCCGAAGAAGCCGCAGCGCATCACCAGGGCGTTTTTCTCGCACTTGCAGCAGTAATGATCCAAGAGAAATGGAGAGACGAATTTTTGTTGGGAATTTGCCGACCTCGGACATGGAAAAGAAGGATTTGGAAGACCTGTTCAGCCCATATGGGAAGATAGTCG GCGTGTCCATGTTTCGTGGGTTTGGATTTGTACAATTTGAACGCGTTGAGGAAGCCGAAGCTGCAAAGTCTGCCCAAAAGGGTCGAATATATAAAGGTTATAAAATAG ATGTAAATATGGCAGTGGAGCGACGGCAAGCTAAACTTCAATCCCAGCAGAGCCCTCCACGAAG GGCCCCTTATGGCAGTTATGGGGACAGCAAAGAACCCCGACCTCGGTCACGCTCACCGGTTTATGGACGGGAGAACCGTGATGGGCGGGAGCCTCGGGACAGCCGTGATGGACGGGAGTCTCGGGACAGCCGTGATGGGAGGGACCCGGGTAGAGAGTCGAGGCCAGGGGGCCACTCTCGGGACCATGATTACCGGTACCGTAGctcagagagcagagacaaaGACCCCAGAGGCCCAGAACCCAGAGGCCCCGAACCTCGAGGCCCAGACTCACGTGATCCTGCATACAG CAGAGATGACTATGACCGGTACTACCGCAGCGGCAGTGGTGCAGAAGACTTTTATCGGAGGAAAGATGAACCCTTCAGGGACCCTTACAGAGATCCCTGGAACGGCCGCCGCGAGCCAGAGG ACGATCGTGCTCGACCAGAAGAGCGCCGGCGTAATGAATTGTATCGCCAGTACTATGAAGAACTCCAGCGGCGCTACGACTCCGACCGTCCGGTCGACTGCTCTGTGATCGTCGTCAACAAGGCGCAAAA TAGGGAGTATGCTGAGACGGTCGGGCGGAAAGTCCGCGATTTGGGCATGGTGGTGGACCTGATCTTCCTCAACACAGAAGTCTCGCTCACCCAGGCACTGGAGGATGTAGGCCGAGCTCGCACTCCCTTTGCCATCATCATTACCCAGCAGCACCAGGTCCACCGGTCCTGCACTGTCAACATCCTGTGTGGCACACCGCAAG AGCATCGGAACATGCCGATGCAAGATGCCATGATGCTCGTTGCCCACAACTACGACACGTACAAAGTGGAAAACCGCGAAAAAGAACGCGAGGAGATTGCCAGAAAGGCTGCCAAGATGGCGGACAGTGTATTACTCCGGGAGCCCGACAGAGAGAGCCACCCTGTTTCTGTGCTCACCGCCATCACGCTACTGTCTGAAAACAG ATTTGTAACGCCAGAGGAAATGGATGGTCTCATTGCCTACCTGACGGACAAGAGAACCCGGCTGCTACGAAGCGCTGCAGACCCTCTTGCAG CTACAGTCCATGCTGCAGCTCCTGCAGGGGGACACCTGGACGTTCCGCCCTCAGCCGCAGGACTGCCGCCTGCCTCCCATTCTACTCGCCCCCCCGCACAGACCAGCCACCTCGGCCTATCAGCTGCTCCAGGCGCCTCAGCGAACCCCAGCCATCAGCAGGAGCTGCAGGCTAAAATCCTCAGCCTGTTCAACAGCGGCAGCGGGGTCTCGGGAGCCACTGGTGGCCCAGCCACCGCCTCCCAGCCACAGGCCTACAGCTCCCTCGGCCCACCCCTGTCCCAGAACCCAGCCCGCCCCCCCATGCCTGGTCCTCCTGCAGTTGGATCCCAGGGTTATGGCGCCCCACCTGGCCACATGCAAGTCCCACCCGGGGTTCAAAGACCCCCCACCTCTGCTTCAGGTATCAATTTTGACAACCCGAGCGTACAGAAAGCGCTGGACACCCTCATACAGAGCGGCGGACCGTCCCTCAACCACCTGGTG
- the ncoa5 gene encoding nuclear receptor coactivator 5 isoform X7 — protein MSRRRSRSASPGRFSRTCSSNDPREMERRIFVGNLPTSDMEKKDLEDLFSPYGKIVGVSMFRGFGFVQFERVEEAEAAKSAQKGRIYKGYKIDVNMAVERRQAKLQSQQSPPRRAPYGSYGDSKEPRPRSRSPVYGRENRDGREPRDSRDGRESRDSRDGRDPGRESRPGGHSRDHDYRYRSSESRDKDPRGPEPRGPEPRGPDSRDPAYSRDDYDRYYRSGSGAEDFYRRKDEPFRDPYRDPWNGRREPEVASNLSSTVDDRARPEERRRNELYRQYYEELQRRYDSDRPVDCSVIVVNKAQKEYAETVGRKVRDLGMVVDLIFLNTEVSLTQALEDVGRARTPFAIIITQQHQVHRSCTVNILCGTPQEHRNMPMQDAMMLVAHNYDTYKVENREKEREEIARKAAKMADSVLLREPDRESHPVSVLTAITLLSENRFVTPEEMDGLIAYLTDKRTRLLRSAADPLAATVHAAAPAGGHLDVPPSAAGLPPASHSTRPPAQTSHLGLSAAPGASANPSHQQELQAKILSLFNSGSGVSGATGGPATASQPQAYSSLGPPLSQNPARPPMPGPPAVGSQGYGAPPGHMQVPPGVQRPPTSASGINFDNPSVQKALDTLIQSGGPSLNHLVGPAASQQQPPRSAPGMGQIPPMSMYPRHY, from the exons ATGTCTCGCCGAAGAAGCCGCAGCGCATCACCAGGGCGTTTTTCTCGCACTTGCAGCAGTAATGATCCAAGAGAAATGGAGAGACGAATTTTTGTTGGGAATTTGCCGACCTCGGACATGGAAAAGAAGGATTTGGAAGACCTGTTCAGCCCATATGGGAAGATAGTCG GCGTGTCCATGTTTCGTGGGTTTGGATTTGTACAATTTGAACGCGTTGAGGAAGCCGAAGCTGCAAAGTCTGCCCAAAAGGGTCGAATATATAAAGGTTATAAAATAG ATGTAAATATGGCAGTGGAGCGACGGCAAGCTAAACTTCAATCCCAGCAGAGCCCTCCACGAAG GGCCCCTTATGGCAGTTATGGGGACAGCAAAGAACCCCGACCTCGGTCACGCTCACCGGTTTATGGACGGGAGAACCGTGATGGGCGGGAGCCTCGGGACAGCCGTGATGGACGGGAGTCTCGGGACAGCCGTGATGGGAGGGACCCGGGTAGAGAGTCGAGGCCAGGGGGCCACTCTCGGGACCATGATTACCGGTACCGTAGctcagagagcagagacaaaGACCCCAGAGGCCCAGAACCCAGAGGCCCCGAACCTCGAGGCCCAGACTCACGTGATCCTGCATACAG CAGAGATGACTATGACCGGTACTACCGCAGCGGCAGTGGTGCAGAAGACTTTTATCGGAGGAAAGATGAACCCTTCAGGGACCCTTACAGAGATCCCTGGAACGGCCGCCGCGAGCCAGAGG TCGCCTCCAACCTCTCCTCAACAGTAGACGATCGTGCTCGACCAGAAGAGCGCCGGCGTAATGAATTGTATCGCCAGTACTATGAAGAACTCCAGCGGCGCTACGACTCCGACCGTCCGGTCGACTGCTCTGTGATCGTCGTCAACAAGGCGCAAAA GGAGTATGCTGAGACGGTCGGGCGGAAAGTCCGCGATTTGGGCATGGTGGTGGACCTGATCTTCCTCAACACAGAAGTCTCGCTCACCCAGGCACTGGAGGATGTAGGCCGAGCTCGCACTCCCTTTGCCATCATCATTACCCAGCAGCACCAGGTCCACCGGTCCTGCACTGTCAACATCCTGTGTGGCACACCGCAAG AGCATCGGAACATGCCGATGCAAGATGCCATGATGCTCGTTGCCCACAACTACGACACGTACAAAGTGGAAAACCGCGAAAAAGAACGCGAGGAGATTGCCAGAAAGGCTGCCAAGATGGCGGACAGTGTATTACTCCGGGAGCCCGACAGAGAGAGCCACCCTGTTTCTGTGCTCACCGCCATCACGCTACTGTCTGAAAACAG ATTTGTAACGCCAGAGGAAATGGATGGTCTCATTGCCTACCTGACGGACAAGAGAACCCGGCTGCTACGAAGCGCTGCAGACCCTCTTGCAG CTACAGTCCATGCTGCAGCTCCTGCAGGGGGACACCTGGACGTTCCGCCCTCAGCCGCAGGACTGCCGCCTGCCTCCCATTCTACTCGCCCCCCCGCACAGACCAGCCACCTCGGCCTATCAGCTGCTCCAGGCGCCTCAGCGAACCCCAGCCATCAGCAGGAGCTGCAGGCTAAAATCCTCAGCCTGTTCAACAGCGGCAGCGGGGTCTCGGGAGCCACTGGTGGCCCAGCCACCGCCTCCCAGCCACAGGCCTACAGCTCCCTCGGCCCACCCCTGTCCCAGAACCCAGCCCGCCCCCCCATGCCTGGTCCTCCTGCAGTTGGATCCCAGGGTTATGGCGCCCCACCTGGCCACATGCAAGTCCCACCCGGGGTTCAAAGACCCCCCACCTCTGCTTCAGGTATCAATTTTGACAACCCGAGCGTACAGAAAGCGCTGGACACCCTCATACAGAGCGGCGGACCGTCCCTCAACCACCTGGTG
- the ncoa5 gene encoding nuclear receptor coactivator 5 isoform X9: MSRRRSRSASPGRFSRTCSSNDPREMERRIFVGNLPTSDMEKKDLEDLFSPYGKIVGVSMFRGFGFVQFERVEEAEAAKSAQKGRIYKGYKIDVNMAVERRQAKLQSQQSPPRRAPYGSYGDSKEPRPRSRSPVYGRENRDGREPRDSRDGRESRDSRDGRDPGRESRPGGHSRDHDYRYRSSESRDKDPRGPEPRGPEPRGPDSRDPAYSRDDYDRYYRSGSGAEDFYRRKDEPFRDPYRDPWNGRREPEVDDRARPEERRRNELYRQYYEELQRRYDSDRPVDCSVIVVNKAQNREYAETVGRKVRDLGMVVDLIFLNTEVSLTQALEDVGRARTPFAIIITQQHQVHRSCTVNILCGTPQEHRNMPMQDAMMLVAHNYDTYKVENREKEREEIARKAAKMADSVLLREPDRESHPVSVLTAITLLSENRFVTPEEMDGLIAYLTDKRTRLLRSAADPLAATVHAAAPAGGHLDVPPSAAGLPPASHSTRPPAQTSHLGLSAAPGASANPSHQQELQAKILSLFNSGSGVSGATGGPATASQPQAYSSLGPPLSQNPARPPMPGPPAVGSQGYGAPPGHMQVPPGVQRPPTSASGINFDNPSVQKALDTLIQSGGPSLNHLVGPAASQQQPPRSAPGMGQIPPMSMYPRHY, translated from the exons ATGTCTCGCCGAAGAAGCCGCAGCGCATCACCAGGGCGTTTTTCTCGCACTTGCAGCAGTAATGATCCAAGAGAAATGGAGAGACGAATTTTTGTTGGGAATTTGCCGACCTCGGACATGGAAAAGAAGGATTTGGAAGACCTGTTCAGCCCATATGGGAAGATAGTCG GCGTGTCCATGTTTCGTGGGTTTGGATTTGTACAATTTGAACGCGTTGAGGAAGCCGAAGCTGCAAAGTCTGCCCAAAAGGGTCGAATATATAAAGGTTATAAAATAG ATGTAAATATGGCAGTGGAGCGACGGCAAGCTAAACTTCAATCCCAGCAGAGCCCTCCACGAAG GGCCCCTTATGGCAGTTATGGGGACAGCAAAGAACCCCGACCTCGGTCACGCTCACCGGTTTATGGACGGGAGAACCGTGATGGGCGGGAGCCTCGGGACAGCCGTGATGGACGGGAGTCTCGGGACAGCCGTGATGGGAGGGACCCGGGTAGAGAGTCGAGGCCAGGGGGCCACTCTCGGGACCATGATTACCGGTACCGTAGctcagagagcagagacaaaGACCCCAGAGGCCCAGAACCCAGAGGCCCCGAACCTCGAGGCCCAGACTCACGTGATCCTGCATACAG CAGAGATGACTATGACCGGTACTACCGCAGCGGCAGTGGTGCAGAAGACTTTTATCGGAGGAAAGATGAACCCTTCAGGGACCCTTACAGAGATCCCTGGAACGGCCGCCGCGAGCCAGAGG TAGACGATCGTGCTCGACCAGAAGAGCGCCGGCGTAATGAATTGTATCGCCAGTACTATGAAGAACTCCAGCGGCGCTACGACTCCGACCGTCCGGTCGACTGCTCTGTGATCGTCGTCAACAAGGCGCAAAA TAGGGAGTATGCTGAGACGGTCGGGCGGAAAGTCCGCGATTTGGGCATGGTGGTGGACCTGATCTTCCTCAACACAGAAGTCTCGCTCACCCAGGCACTGGAGGATGTAGGCCGAGCTCGCACTCCCTTTGCCATCATCATTACCCAGCAGCACCAGGTCCACCGGTCCTGCACTGTCAACATCCTGTGTGGCACACCGCAAG AGCATCGGAACATGCCGATGCAAGATGCCATGATGCTCGTTGCCCACAACTACGACACGTACAAAGTGGAAAACCGCGAAAAAGAACGCGAGGAGATTGCCAGAAAGGCTGCCAAGATGGCGGACAGTGTATTACTCCGGGAGCCCGACAGAGAGAGCCACCCTGTTTCTGTGCTCACCGCCATCACGCTACTGTCTGAAAACAG ATTTGTAACGCCAGAGGAAATGGATGGTCTCATTGCCTACCTGACGGACAAGAGAACCCGGCTGCTACGAAGCGCTGCAGACCCTCTTGCAG CTACAGTCCATGCTGCAGCTCCTGCAGGGGGACACCTGGACGTTCCGCCCTCAGCCGCAGGACTGCCGCCTGCCTCCCATTCTACTCGCCCCCCCGCACAGACCAGCCACCTCGGCCTATCAGCTGCTCCAGGCGCCTCAGCGAACCCCAGCCATCAGCAGGAGCTGCAGGCTAAAATCCTCAGCCTGTTCAACAGCGGCAGCGGGGTCTCGGGAGCCACTGGTGGCCCAGCCACCGCCTCCCAGCCACAGGCCTACAGCTCCCTCGGCCCACCCCTGTCCCAGAACCCAGCCCGCCCCCCCATGCCTGGTCCTCCTGCAGTTGGATCCCAGGGTTATGGCGCCCCACCTGGCCACATGCAAGTCCCACCCGGGGTTCAAAGACCCCCCACCTCTGCTTCAGGTATCAATTTTGACAACCCGAGCGTACAGAAAGCGCTGGACACCCTCATACAGAGCGGCGGACCGTCCCTCAACCACCTGGTG
- the ncoa5 gene encoding nuclear receptor coactivator 5 isoform X10, translating into MSRRRSRSASPGRFSRTCSSNDPREMERRIFVGNLPTSDMEKKDLEDLFSPYGKIVGVSMFRGFGFVQFERVEEAEAAKSAQKGRIYKGYKIDVNMAVERRQAKLQSQQSPPRRAPYGSYGDSKEPRPRSRSPVYGRENRDGREPRDSRDGRESRDSRDGRDPGRESRPGGHSRDHDYRYRSSESRDKDPRGPEPRGPEPRGPDSRDPAYSRDDYDRYYRSGSGAEDFYRRKDEPFRDPYRDPWNGRREPEVDDRARPEERRRNELYRQYYEELQRRYDSDRPVDCSVIVVNKAQKEYAETVGRKVRDLGMVVDLIFLNTEVSLTQALEDVGRARTPFAIIITQQHQVHRSCTVNILCGTPQEHRNMPMQDAMMLVAHNYDTYKVENREKEREEIARKAAKMADSVLLREPDRESHPVSVLTAITLLSENRFVTPEEMDGLIAYLTDKRTRLLRSAADPLAATVHAAAPAGGHLDVPPSAAGLPPASHSTRPPAQTSHLGLSAAPGASANPSHQQELQAKILSLFNSGSGVSGATGGPATASQPQAYSSLGPPLSQNPARPPMPGPPAVGSQGYGAPPGHMQVPPGVQRPPTSASGINFDNPSVQKALDTLIQSGGPSLNHLVGPAASQQQPPRSAPGMGQIPPMSMYPRHY; encoded by the exons ATGTCTCGCCGAAGAAGCCGCAGCGCATCACCAGGGCGTTTTTCTCGCACTTGCAGCAGTAATGATCCAAGAGAAATGGAGAGACGAATTTTTGTTGGGAATTTGCCGACCTCGGACATGGAAAAGAAGGATTTGGAAGACCTGTTCAGCCCATATGGGAAGATAGTCG GCGTGTCCATGTTTCGTGGGTTTGGATTTGTACAATTTGAACGCGTTGAGGAAGCCGAAGCTGCAAAGTCTGCCCAAAAGGGTCGAATATATAAAGGTTATAAAATAG ATGTAAATATGGCAGTGGAGCGACGGCAAGCTAAACTTCAATCCCAGCAGAGCCCTCCACGAAG GGCCCCTTATGGCAGTTATGGGGACAGCAAAGAACCCCGACCTCGGTCACGCTCACCGGTTTATGGACGGGAGAACCGTGATGGGCGGGAGCCTCGGGACAGCCGTGATGGACGGGAGTCTCGGGACAGCCGTGATGGGAGGGACCCGGGTAGAGAGTCGAGGCCAGGGGGCCACTCTCGGGACCATGATTACCGGTACCGTAGctcagagagcagagacaaaGACCCCAGAGGCCCAGAACCCAGAGGCCCCGAACCTCGAGGCCCAGACTCACGTGATCCTGCATACAG CAGAGATGACTATGACCGGTACTACCGCAGCGGCAGTGGTGCAGAAGACTTTTATCGGAGGAAAGATGAACCCTTCAGGGACCCTTACAGAGATCCCTGGAACGGCCGCCGCGAGCCAGAGG TAGACGATCGTGCTCGACCAGAAGAGCGCCGGCGTAATGAATTGTATCGCCAGTACTATGAAGAACTCCAGCGGCGCTACGACTCCGACCGTCCGGTCGACTGCTCTGTGATCGTCGTCAACAAGGCGCAAAA GGAGTATGCTGAGACGGTCGGGCGGAAAGTCCGCGATTTGGGCATGGTGGTGGACCTGATCTTCCTCAACACAGAAGTCTCGCTCACCCAGGCACTGGAGGATGTAGGCCGAGCTCGCACTCCCTTTGCCATCATCATTACCCAGCAGCACCAGGTCCACCGGTCCTGCACTGTCAACATCCTGTGTGGCACACCGCAAG AGCATCGGAACATGCCGATGCAAGATGCCATGATGCTCGTTGCCCACAACTACGACACGTACAAAGTGGAAAACCGCGAAAAAGAACGCGAGGAGATTGCCAGAAAGGCTGCCAAGATGGCGGACAGTGTATTACTCCGGGAGCCCGACAGAGAGAGCCACCCTGTTTCTGTGCTCACCGCCATCACGCTACTGTCTGAAAACAG ATTTGTAACGCCAGAGGAAATGGATGGTCTCATTGCCTACCTGACGGACAAGAGAACCCGGCTGCTACGAAGCGCTGCAGACCCTCTTGCAG CTACAGTCCATGCTGCAGCTCCTGCAGGGGGACACCTGGACGTTCCGCCCTCAGCCGCAGGACTGCCGCCTGCCTCCCATTCTACTCGCCCCCCCGCACAGACCAGCCACCTCGGCCTATCAGCTGCTCCAGGCGCCTCAGCGAACCCCAGCCATCAGCAGGAGCTGCAGGCTAAAATCCTCAGCCTGTTCAACAGCGGCAGCGGGGTCTCGGGAGCCACTGGTGGCCCAGCCACCGCCTCCCAGCCACAGGCCTACAGCTCCCTCGGCCCACCCCTGTCCCAGAACCCAGCCCGCCCCCCCATGCCTGGTCCTCCTGCAGTTGGATCCCAGGGTTATGGCGCCCCACCTGGCCACATGCAAGTCCCACCCGGGGTTCAAAGACCCCCCACCTCTGCTTCAGGTATCAATTTTGACAACCCGAGCGTACAGAAAGCGCTGGACACCCTCATACAGAGCGGCGGACCGTCCCTCAACCACCTGGTG